The Plasmodium knowlesi strain H genome assembly, chromosome: 10 genomic sequence GAAGGTTAACAGCGAAATTGTTATCAAATATGTCCCGTACGTAGGAGATGATAAAAAAGCGATTGATGAATATATTAGTGAAATATTTATGAACGGGAAGAATACTATTTCCTTGTACAACGTTTGCCAAGATTCTCTTTTGGCTTCTCCCATTTTAATTGATTTAATTCTTTTGGTGGAATTATCACAACGAGTTTACTTCAAGGGTGATTTCCTAACTTCTTCTGGTATTGTTGCTGCTCCGCAGTCGAAGATAAGCAACCCTATCAACGTTGGTGGGGATTATCAATTAAATCACACTATTGTAGAAGCCAAGTACCCggagtttaaaaaaatggagtgtGTTCTTTTCTTGTCCAGtcttttttgtaaatctCCATTCAATTCAAGTGTGTACAAAACGAGGCACtcgtttttttctcaattggAGAGTCTCTGCAACTATGTGCGAATTATTTGTGGCCTCCCCGTGGATGATCACTTGGACCTCCCCTACATGATCTGAAGAGTGCCTGTCGTATGATTCCCCCATGCAGAGGTGCGTCAGCAGATTATAAGGATGTAAGAAACTCAtcgtttcccttttcctcatcagcgtttatatacatatatatatgtatatatatagatatagatatatgtatgcCCTCCCCCCGAGTGCACCTTTCAATTTGCGTGTAGCTTTATCGGGATGCTGAGAAGGATCCCTCATCCCATGTGCTCCATTTatgtccttccccttttacctttttatttctttatatatatgtatatatatgtatatatgtatatatgtatatgtatgtattttttcctttccacctCGTCGCGAATCCCGCCCACCTCTCCTGCCGCACTTTGCAACGTTTTCTCATTTATGATAGTTCCTCCAAATGAACATTTTAATGGCGAAAAGGTAGCGAGGAGAGGCGTGAATTTTTgaggaaggacaaaaaaaaaaaaaaaaaaaaaaaaaaaaaaaaatgaacatatccACAAAACTGCTCACAAAGTCAAGTTGAAAGGCCAGTAAAAAGGATGTTACGTATTTAAGGGCGGTGTCTTTCTCCCACACATGCTTACCTCACGACGAGACTTCTTCACCCTAAGTTAAGCTTCTTGGAGGCAATGGTGTGATAGATGAAGCGCTCCAGGTTTGCTACTTCCCCTGTGCATTTGAAGTTCTGCATAATTTGCTTCTCGTCGTGTAGGAAGCGGATGTCGTCGACGCTGGTACTCTGGCCGCATATCAGGTTCGTGAAGGAGTGCACCTGCGTTGGGGGGAATGATTAACCATTAGGCAATGGGGGTGATGGGACTCTGTGAGACGCGCCACCAACTGGGCAGAATAGAAGGGCCCACCTCATCCCGTGGAATGTTGACGCCGACGTAAATGACCGAGGAGGAGGAATCCCGTATTTGGTATTGCTTGAGGCATTCGTTAATCTGGGGTAATGGGACAAAGGGTCAAACGGTTAAGCGGTAAATAACGTTGCGGTGAATATGCGGTGGTGGGTCGATGCGAAAACTCACATTTTCGTGTGCAgataggaagaagaaaacctCCAGGACGATATTTCTCGtgacccttttttttgttaaggcGTTATGATACGCTCTGTAAAGGCTGTGCAGTATGTGGTTGTCACTGAAAATCTGAATAGGggtgaaatgaaaaaaagggaatttgAGGAGAGGGGAGAGGTTCGGTTATGTTTATCCCAATTGTTCTTTCTCATCACAGGGTGCTGTTTTGGTGCGGTCTACCCTCAACTAATAGTACATCTGGGAAAGGGGGGTGGTCTCTGCGTCAGCTTTTTTACTCACCAGTTGGCCATCTAACAGGAGAAAGAAGCGACGCATATCAGGGTCCACAGCCTGCGTTTTCTCATTGTATACCCTTAGAAGTTCCTTCGCGTTGGTGACATTTTTAAACACTGAAATGGTAACATTAACAGTTTCGTCTGCGATGTGCAATTCCTTCTGCATTTTCCCCCCGGATTTGCGTCTCTGCGTCGTTGCACTTTGTTCGTTTGTTTTGCCTTAGGCTGTTTCCTTttattgttttctttttttttctctctctctttttacTACCTTTTTTTCGACCTTCTCCTGTTACCTCTTTTTATTACCTTTTTTTACTACCCTTTTCAGCTAGCTCCTTTTGAtacctctttttttagtTCTTTCCCCCAAGTGGGTCAACTTAGCACACAGCATCCAGCCCCCTGGCGCGCAAGCAGCGTCGAGTACGTGATTTTCCTCGCGGGGAGGATGCCCACAGAATGAATATACAATGCACAAGTGAACCGGTGTCGAAGGGCAAACCTTTCTAGAAAGTCCAAAAGTGGGAAAGGcgtaggggaaaaaatattccactTTTGAAGTGCTTCGCAAGCATGGCAGgaaaaggcagaaaaaagaaaaaaaaaaaaaaaaggtacgaAAAGATAGGaaagatagaaaaaatagaaaaactAGAAAAAATCGGTCCTATTATAATtgcctccaaaaaaaaggggaaccaCTCTGGCctcttaaaaaggaaaatgataaaagaagggagggaagcgaaaaaaaaaaagtgggtgCAAAGAAATgggtgccttttttttttcgagtttGCTTTGGAACCAAGGTAGTCCTTTCTCAACATTATGTAACACCCTCCCCAAGGGTGTGTATATCCCACATTCTTTGTACATAGGAAAGGAAGGGCTCAGTTGTAGGAATTTCACACTTAAGGAACTACTCTGTGTGGTTAAGCCTCTTTCAATCCGTGTTATCGCGCTGCTAACGATGCTGTTTGTGAGGATGTGTCCCCACCGGTTAGACGCCCAGATGTTGAGGCAAGGATGATCAACTTGTTACTGTCCATACATGCGTCTATACACTTATGTAAATACACATGTGCCTGTACTCATGTGGAGCCATCCTtccattcccccccccaagcGCTACaattgtagaagaaaaaaactctgTGGTCCCCTCCTAGGTATGAAGAAATAGTATTGTCATCTGTGCACATGCTTACCACATATGGtaggtgcaaaaaaaaaaaaaaagaaaaaaaaaaaaaaaaggagatagCCATTGCTAGTTGTGCTCTTTTTAAGGACCGCTATCCGGTTGAAAAAATTTGGTGGTGGGGGGAATATGCACTGATTGCACGATAGACAAAGAAAATCACAGAGGATTAAATCCTCCTACATCCCCCCTTAAAAAGAACAGCCACCTCACCAACAGGGGAAGGGGTTCCTGTTAGAGGTGGAAGTGCTCTCTTTGAAAAGGGGCATTAATACAGAATGGTAATTATATGCCTTCCCCCAAAATATATGGTTCAGAAAGACTACGTGTGAGGTGGGGAGATTATCACATGGTTGATACTACGTAATGACAGAACGGAGGAGGATTAAAATGAAGAGAGTTTCCAAAGCACTTTGGTGCACGggtttattattattttattttttgcttttcctttctcataTGTGCTACTTGGCACAATGGTTTTGTTTATATTTGGACAAATTTTTTGAGGTCCTATTTTTATAACGCATGTTTGACGAAAGGACGACCACCATTCTTCTGTTCCGCATGCACAGAGTTGAATTGTCAACATGGTCACTGCTGTGAGTGCACATACTCTGGGACAtggtgaagaggaaaaaaaaaaaaaaaaaaaaaaaaaaaaatgccacatGTTGTCTCACGGGTTATGTCTTCACCTATGTcaacacatttttgcaatCGTTTCAAACACGATAGGGTATGCAtaatgtactttttttttttttttttttttttctttttttagttcATTCGGAGGGGCGAAACGGAGGAACCGCGGAACCTCGGGTCATGTGTTAACAAAGCAATTATGAGAACTTCCCCTCGCACACCCACTTACCCACATGGGAAGATACAACACGAAGAaaacagaaatgaaaaaagtggcttcattttttcccctcctttgtCTTTTTATCCTCCTTGCCTATTTGAACGATGTGCAATTGGCCGGATGTGTAGGTAGAGACATCAGAAGGGGCGCTGTGAAGAGCGCATGGACAGCCCAAGGGAGACATAGCATGGAACCCCTGGGGGGGCAGGAAAAACCAGGACCATCACAACAATCTCAACGGTCGCAACGGTCGCAACGGTCGCAACGGTCGCAACGGTTGCAACAATCTCAACAATCAGAACAATCTCAACAGTCGCAACAGTCGGAGGAGACGCCACAAGCGAAGGATTCTGAACTGGCTGATCGGAATAACAGCGAGGGAGCAAAGAAGGACATGATTGAACGAGaggaacagaacaaaaaagggcTCTACTCCTTCATGTCACTGGAGATAATACCCTACATCGTGCACGCACTAGTCCATCCGGGGAGTAATGAAGTCCCCAGTCCAGTGGAAGAGAAGCACATcttcaattttgaaaaaagtccAACAGTCAGATATATGCTTATAGCTCAGGAGCGCCGTGATAACttcatgtacattttttttatcgtcgTATCTTTTGTGGTGGTTATTTTAAtagcaatttttatttttaaattttttttcaaccttTGAAATAGTAATGTTTTATTAGCGAACATATAGTAAGgggtgtgtggggggggtgAGAGGTGGTCCGTTAAATGGACGCATATACCATACACGTAGTATGCGCCACATTAAAAGGTGACTCcccccagaaaaaaaaaaaaaaaaaaaatcacccaGTGGGGGATTTCCTCAAAGTATTGTTCAGgctaaaattaattaaattggGACTTAGttacattttggaaaaaaaaaaaaataa encodes the following:
- a CDS encoding apical rhoptry neck protein, putative is translated as MGRYNTKKTEMKKVASFFPLLCLFILLAYLNDVQLAGCVGRDIRRGAVKSAWTAQGRHSMEPLGGQEKPGPSQQSQRSQRSQRSQRSQRLQQSQQSEQSQQSQQSEETPQAKDSELADRNNSEGAKKDMIEREEQNKKGLYSFMSLEIIPYIVHALVHPGSNEVPSPVEEKHIFNFEKSPTVRYMLIAQERRDNFMYIFFIVVSFVVVILIAIFIFKFFFNL
- a CDS encoding EKC/KEOPS complex subunit CGI121, putative produces the protein MQKELHIADETVNVTISVFKNVTNAKELLRVYNEKTQAVDPDMRRFFLLLDGQLIFSDNHILHSLYRAYHNALTKKRVTRNIVLEVFFFLSAHENINECLKQYQIRDSSSSVIYVGVNIPRDEVHSFTNLICGQSTSVDDIRFLHDEKQIMQNFKCTGEVANLERFIYHTIASKKLNLG